CCTCTCTATGAAGCTAGAACGGGGCGTGTTATGGTGTTTGCGGCCTTGGACAACCTGGTGAAGGGGATGGCGGGGCAGGCGGTGCAGAACTTGAACCTGATGCTGGGTCTGCCTGAGGAGACCGCGCTTCCCAGGGAGGGCCTATGGCCGTGAGGCTTCCCCGGGGTTTTCGCGCCGGGGCTACCCGGGCGGGCATCAAGCCTTCCGGCAAGCCCGATCTGGCCTTGTTGGTTTCCGGCCTTCCTGCCTCCTGGGCCTATGTGGCCACGCAGAACCGGGCTGCAGCCCCTTCCATCCACCGGGGTAGGGCCCTTTATGCCCGGGGTGGGACCTTGCGGGCAGTGGTGGTCAACGCGGGCAACGCCAACTGTGCCACCGGGGAGCGGGGCTTTTTGGATGATCGGCGCATGGCCGAGGTTGCTGCCCTGCGCCTGGGAGTGCCCGTGGAGGAGGTCTTGACTGCTTCCACGGGGGTCATCGGGGTTCCCCTTCCCGTGGAAAAGGTGGAGACGGGTTTGCCCCAGATAGAACTCACCCCCTATGCCGATGCCTTTGCCGAGGCCATCCTTACCACGGACTTAGTTCCCAAGGTAGCGGAGGCCGAGGTGGAGGGGGCGAGGATCGTGGGTATCGCCAAGGGCAGCGGGATGATCCATCCCAACATGGCCACCATGCTGGCCTTCGTGGTGACGGATGCCGCTTTACCCCAGGAGGCCTTGAGGGAGGCCTGGCGGGGTATCGTGGACCGCACCTTCAACCAGGTGACCGTGGACGGGGATACCTCTACCAACGATCTCG
This sequence is a window from Thermus antranikianii DSM 12462. Protein-coding genes within it:
- the argJ gene encoding bifunctional glutamate N-acetyltransferase/amino-acid acetyltransferase ArgJ; translated protein: MAVRLPRGFRAGATRAGIKPSGKPDLALLVSGLPASWAYVATQNRAAAPSIHRGRALYARGGTLRAVVVNAGNANCATGERGFLDDRRMAEVAALRLGVPVEEVLTASTGVIGVPLPVEKVETGLPQIELTPYADAFAEAILTTDLVPKVAEAEVEGARIVGIAKGSGMIHPNMATMLAFVVTDAALPQEALREAWRGIVDRTFNQVTVDGDTSTNDLALVMANGAFGAVPLEALFPALGAVAQELARKIARDGEGATKLMTVRVVGAATEEEARRAARTIAGSALWKSALYGNDPNWGRILAALGNSGARFDPLRVRIWVQGIPLYAGGVLPFDREAASQAMRSEEVEILVDLQEGRGEGVAWGCDLTEGYVRINSLYTT